Proteins encoded together in one Undibacterium sp. CCC3.4 window:
- the guaA gene encoding glutamine-hydrolyzing GMP synthase — translation MHSKILILDFGSQVTQLIARRVRDAGVFSEVHPYDVSDEFIRNYGAAGIILSGGPNSVTDGDTPRAPLAVFDAGVPVLGICYGMQTMAAQLGGKVENGTVREFGYAEVRARGHTALFDGIHDFVTAEGHGMLKVWMSHGDKVNDMPPGFKLMASTDNCPIAAMADEARRFYAVQFHPEVTHTLQGEAIIARFVHQICGCQSDWNMPDYIAEAVASIRAQVGSDEVILGLSGGVDSSVAAALIHRAIGDQLTCVFVDHGLLRLDEGKMVMEMFANNLGVKVIHVDATAQFMGHLAGVADPEAKRKIIGREFVEVFQVESAKLSKAKWLAQGTIYPDVIESAGKGKKGSHTIKSHHNVGGLPDTLKLQLLEPLRELFKDEVRKLGVALGLPHGMVYRHPFPGPGLGVRILGAVNKEFADLLRRADAIFIEELRNNFVDDKAAVPVSWYDATSQAFAVFLPVKSVGVMGDGRTYEYVVALRAVQTQDFMTAHWAHLPHELLGKVSNRIINEVRGINRVVYDISGKPPATIEWE, via the coding sequence ATGCACTCTAAAATTCTGATTCTGGACTTCGGTTCACAAGTGACCCAATTGATTGCTCGTCGTGTGCGCGACGCCGGCGTGTTTTCTGAAGTGCATCCGTATGATGTCAGCGATGAATTCATTCGTAACTATGGTGCTGCCGGCATCATCCTCTCGGGCGGCCCCAACAGCGTCACCGATGGCGATACCCCGCGCGCACCGCTGGCGGTGTTCGATGCCGGCGTGCCGGTACTCGGCATTTGCTACGGCATGCAAACCATGGCCGCACAATTGGGTGGCAAAGTGGAAAACGGCACGGTGCGTGAATTCGGCTACGCCGAAGTGCGCGCGCGCGGCCATACCGCGCTGTTTGATGGCATTCATGACTTCGTCACGGCCGAAGGCCATGGCATGCTCAAGGTCTGGATGAGTCACGGCGACAAGGTCAATGACATGCCGCCCGGTTTCAAACTCATGGCCTCGACCGACAATTGTCCGATCGCCGCAATGGCCGATGAAGCACGGCGTTTTTATGCCGTTCAATTTCATCCGGAAGTCACGCACACTCTGCAAGGCGAAGCCATCATCGCCCGCTTCGTGCATCAAATTTGCGGCTGCCAATCCGATTGGAATATGCCCGATTACATCGCCGAAGCGGTCGCGTCGATTCGTGCCCAAGTCGGCAGCGATGAAGTGATCCTCGGTCTCTCCGGCGGGGTCGACAGCAGTGTCGCCGCGGCGCTGATACACCGTGCCATCGGCGACCAATTAACCTGCGTCTTCGTCGACCATGGCTTGCTGCGTCTCGACGAAGGCAAGATGGTGATGGAAATGTTTGCCAACAACCTCGGCGTGAAAGTCATCCACGTCGATGCCACGGCCCAGTTCATGGGTCACTTGGCCGGCGTCGCCGATCCGGAAGCCAAACGCAAAATCATCGGCCGCGAATTCGTCGAAGTCTTCCAAGTCGAATCGGCCAAGCTGAGCAAAGCCAAATGGCTGGCGCAAGGCACCATCTACCCGGACGTGATCGAAAGTGCCGGCAAAGGCAAGAAGGGTTCGCACACCATCAAGAGCCATCACAATGTCGGCGGTTTGCCTGATACTCTCAAGCTGCAACTGCTCGAGCCTTTACGCGAACTGTTCAAAGATGAAGTGCGCAAGCTCGGCGTCGCGCTCGGTCTGCCGCATGGCATGGTGTACCGTCATCCTTTCCCGGGTCCTGGCCTCGGTGTGCGCATCCTCGGTGCCGTCAATAAAGAATTTGCCGACCTCTTGCGTCGTGCCGATGCGATTTTCATCGAAGAGTTGCGCAATAATTTCGTCGATGACAAAGCCGCTGTGCCAGTCAGTTGGTACGATGCCACCAGCCAGGCGTTTGCGGTTTTCTTGCCGGTCAAATCGGTCGGCGTGATGGGTGATGGGCGCACTTACGAATACGTGGTGGCTTTGCGCGCCGTGCAGACGCAAGATTTCATGACCGCGCACTGGGCACATTTGCCGCACGAATTGCTCGGCAAAGTCTCGAACCGCATCATCAATGAAGTGCGCGGTATTAATCGCGTGGTGTATGATATTTCGGGGAAGCCGCCGGCGACGATAGAGTGGGAATGA
- a CDS encoding GGDEF domain-containing protein — translation MSASAESASSTTILFANSGMERMLNEKFEAKISRFERMGVQLFAVANCFVSFGHVSGRSGGSGRSITEMEAGFSDSLALSEEFVVVPDLAANEHFASHRGVVGVPYIRFYVSYPIYAQDGKLIGCIRLLDYQVRTMSEAQHLLLTDLAIVIERELALGLIYQQQIELLKENRQLKRESLLDPLLGTWNKTAILRSLRIELDRCNKARKPLSLLLVYPDQLDAVRAQYGMALSDQILIRTVSRIRSCIRPFDALGRYGSDQLLVVLPGASHLVATAVAERIRLAITMHPEVIGNTATAMTICAGLAASDIFPDIDPETFISLAEQALLSARNAGNNTVVQAKPDHPDMII, via the coding sequence ATGTCAGCCAGTGCTGAGAGCGCCAGTTCCACTACCATACTTTTCGCCAACTCCGGGATGGAACGGATGTTGAATGAAAAGTTCGAAGCGAAGATCAGCCGCTTCGAACGCATGGGTGTGCAACTGTTCGCCGTGGCCAATTGCTTTGTTTCGTTCGGCCATGTCAGCGGCCGTTCCGGTGGCAGTGGCCGTTCGATCACCGAGATGGAAGCCGGGTTTTCCGACAGCTTGGCTTTGTCGGAAGAGTTTGTCGTGGTGCCGGATTTAGCGGCCAACGAACATTTTGCCAGCCATCGCGGCGTCGTCGGCGTGCCCTACATTCGCTTTTACGTGTCGTATCCGATTTACGCGCAGGATGGCAAGCTGATCGGCTGCATCCGCCTGCTCGATTATCAGGTGCGCACGATGAGCGAGGCGCAGCATTTGTTATTGACCGATTTAGCGATCGTGATCGAGCGCGAACTGGCCTTGGGTCTGATATATCAGCAGCAAATCGAACTGCTCAAAGAGAACCGCCAACTCAAGCGTGAATCGCTGCTTGATCCGCTGCTCGGGACTTGGAATAAAACCGCCATCCTGCGCTCTTTGCGCATCGAGCTCGATCGCTGTAACAAGGCCCGTAAACCCTTGTCACTGCTGTTAGTGTATCCCGATCAGCTCGATGCGGTACGGGCCCAGTATGGCATGGCGCTCAGCGATCAGATTTTGATACGCACGGTCAGCCGCATACGCTCATGCATACGACCGTTTGATGCCTTGGGCCGTTACGGCAGCGACCAATTGTTGGTGGTCTTGCCCGGCGCTTCGCATCTGGTGGCCACCGCGGTAGCCGAGCGAATACGCTTGGCCATCACGATGCACCCCGAAGTAATAGGTAATACAGCAACTGCAATGACGATTTGTGCCGGGTTGGCAGCGAGCGACATTTTTCCCGACATCGATCCTGAAACATTCATCAGCCTGGCTGAACAAGCCCTGCTCTCTGCGAGGAATGCAGGAAACAATACGGTGGTTCAGGCCAAGCCCGACCATCCTGACATGATAATTTGA
- the guaB gene encoding IMP dehydrogenase has protein sequence MRLLQKALTFDDVLLVPAYSDILPKDTSLATKLTRNIDIRIPLISAAMDTVTEARLAIAMAQEGGIGIIHKNMTAKEQAREVAKVKRFESGVLRDPITIPPSMKIREVIALSQQHGISGFPVVEGNTVVGIITNRDLRFEEELDAEARAKMTPREKLVYVDEAADLSEAKRLMNKHRLERVLVVNAAFELRGLITVKDIQKSTEHPFASKDEHGKLRVGAAVGVGADNEERVDLLSKAGVDVIVVDTAHGHSKGVLDRVRWVKDNYPHIQVIGGNIATAAAALALVEHGADAVKVGIGPGSICTTRIVAGVGVPQISAIANVANALKGTGVPCIADGGVRFSGDVSKALAAGASTVMMGSMFAGTEEAPGEVILFQGRSYKSYRGMGSLGAMADGSADRYFQDASNNADKLVPEGIEGRVPYKGSVLAILYQLVGGVRSSMGYCGCASIDDLHTKAEFVEITSAGMRESHVHDVQITKEAPNYRAD, from the coding sequence ATGCGTCTACTACAAAAAGCACTCACATTTGACGATGTGCTCCTCGTTCCAGCTTATTCAGACATCTTACCAAAAGATACTTCGCTCGCTACCAAGCTGACGCGAAATATCGATATCCGTATCCCTTTGATATCCGCCGCGATGGATACCGTCACCGAAGCCCGGCTCGCAATTGCCATGGCTCAAGAGGGCGGCATCGGTATCATTCACAAAAACATGACGGCCAAAGAGCAAGCGCGCGAAGTGGCCAAGGTCAAGCGTTTTGAATCGGGCGTCTTGCGTGATCCTATCACCATCCCGCCGAGCATGAAGATTCGCGAAGTCATCGCCTTATCTCAGCAACATGGCATCAGTGGTTTCCCTGTCGTCGAAGGTAACACCGTCGTCGGTATCATTACCAACCGCGATTTGCGTTTCGAAGAAGAACTCGACGCCGAAGCGCGCGCCAAAATGACGCCGCGAGAAAAATTGGTCTACGTCGATGAAGCGGCCGATTTGTCCGAAGCCAAGCGTTTGATGAATAAACACCGTCTCGAACGTGTGTTAGTGGTCAATGCTGCCTTTGAATTGCGCGGCCTCATCACAGTAAAAGATATCCAAAAATCGACCGAACATCCGTTTGCCTCCAAAGATGAACACGGCAAACTGCGCGTCGGCGCGGCTGTCGGCGTCGGTGCTGACAACGAAGAGCGCGTTGATTTGCTCTCCAAAGCTGGGGTCGATGTGATCGTGGTCGATACCGCGCATGGTCACTCCAAAGGCGTGCTCGACCGGGTACGTTGGGTAAAAGATAATTATCCGCACATTCAAGTTATCGGTGGCAATATTGCCACCGCAGCAGCAGCGCTGGCGCTGGTCGAGCATGGTGCGGACGCGGTCAAGGTCGGTATCGGTCCCGGCTCGATCTGCACCACGCGCATCGTCGCTGGTGTGGGCGTGCCGCAAATTTCTGCGATTGCCAATGTCGCCAATGCACTCAAAGGCACGGGCGTGCCGTGTATCGCCGATGGTGGTGTACGTTTTTCCGGCGATGTCTCGAAAGCGTTGGCAGCTGGTGCCTCAACCGTGATGATGGGCAGCATGTTTGCCGGTACTGAAGAAGCGCCTGGTGAAGTCATCTTGTTCCAAGGACGCAGCTACAAATCGTATCGCGGCATGGGTAGCCTCGGCGCTATGGCCGATGGTTCGGCTGATCGTTACTTCCAAGATGCCTCCAACAATGCCGACAAACTGGTACCAGAAGGCATAGAAGGCCGGGTTCCTTATAAAGGCAGCGTCTTGGCGATTTTGTATCAACTCGTCGGTGGCGTCCGTTCTTCCATGGGTTACTGTGGTTGCGCTTCGATTGACGACTTGCATACCAAGGCCGAATTTGTCGAAATCACTTCGGCCGGCATGCGCGAATCGCATGTCCATGATGTGCAAATTACCAAGGAAGCACCGAACTACCGTGCCGATTGA
- a CDS encoding DUF4124 domain-containing protein — translation MSNTGRCLFSVLFMLSCANASAQYVWVDEKGVKQFTDTPPPASIASKKILKNQSNSLASKAAEPEAKPTPATLSSRNEDYNKRRVEQAEKDRKAAADQQLADNKKQNCERARSYQQSLDGGSRIVRTDKNGQRNFLDDAERQKESEAVKKHLADC, via the coding sequence ATGTCCAACACCGGCCGCTGCCTGTTTTCTGTGCTTTTCATGCTTAGTTGCGCTAATGCAAGCGCTCAGTATGTCTGGGTAGACGAGAAAGGCGTCAAGCAATTTACCGATACCCCACCACCAGCTTCGATCGCCAGCAAAAAAATTCTCAAGAATCAAAGTAATAGCTTAGCCAGCAAGGCGGCCGAGCCGGAGGCGAAACCAACGCCAGCAACTTTGTCCAGCCGCAATGAAGATTACAACAAACGGCGCGTCGAGCAAGCCGAGAAAGACCGCAAAGCGGCAGCCGATCAACAATTAGCTGATAATAAAAAACAAAATTGTGAGCGCGCCCGATCATATCAACAGTCCCTCGATGGTGGCTCGCGCATCGTGCGTACTGATAAAAATGGACAACGTAACTTCCTCGACGATGCCGAACGGCAAAAAGAAAGCGAAGCAGTGAAAAAGCATTTGGCGGATTGCTAA
- a CDS encoding RnfH family protein, protein MSTALVQVQVCYCAQSGYRLLDLELPAGATLAEAVQASGILALYPELTIGTWTYGVFGKLKPLDALLHHLDRVEIYRPLSADPMEARRRRAAKQLAART, encoded by the coding sequence GTGAGTACCGCACTCGTGCAGGTGCAAGTTTGTTATTGCGCCCAGTCTGGCTATCGCTTGCTGGATTTGGAACTGCCTGCTGGTGCTACGCTGGCCGAGGCAGTCCAGGCCAGCGGCATCCTTGCGCTGTATCCCGAATTGACCATCGGCACTTGGACATATGGCGTGTTCGGCAAATTGAAGCCGCTCGATGCGCTACTTCATCACCTCGACAGAGTTGAAATTTACCGCCCTTTGTCGGCCGATCCTATGGAAGCGCGCCGCCGCCGGGCCGCCAAACAGCTGGCCGCCCGCACTTAG
- a CDS encoding type II toxin-antitoxin system RatA family toxin translates to MAVVHKTVFVAYSAAQMFALVDEVEKYPEFLPWCGGVTVVERSETHLTATLAINYHGIKQSFTTRNQNQAPHTMEMSLVDGPFRQLSGCWKFSELRADACKIEFDLSYEFSSKLLEHLIGPVFGKIINSFVDSFCARADKVYA, encoded by the coding sequence ATGGCAGTCGTACATAAAACAGTTTTCGTCGCTTACAGTGCTGCACAGATGTTCGCTCTCGTGGACGAGGTCGAAAAATATCCTGAATTTTTGCCTTGGTGTGGCGGCGTCACGGTAGTTGAGCGCTCAGAGACACATCTTACCGCGACTTTGGCGATAAATTATCACGGCATCAAGCAAAGTTTCACCACCCGTAATCAGAACCAAGCACCGCACACGATGGAAATGAGCTTGGTCGACGGCCCGTTCCGGCAATTGAGCGGCTGCTGGAAATTCAGCGAATTGCGCGCCGATGCCTGCAAAATCGAATTTGATCTCAGCTACGAATTTTCCAGTAAATTATTGGAACATTTGATCGGCCCGGTATTTGGCAAGATCATCAACAGCTTTGTCGATTCGTTTTGCGCCCGCGCCGATAAAGTCTACGCGTGA
- the smpB gene encoding SsrA-binding protein SmpB: MSIADNKKAFHDYFIEEQFEAGVVLQGWEVKAIRAGRLQLKEAYVIVRDGEIFLFGAHIGALPTASTHIHPDSVRTRKLLLHAAEISKLIGKVERSGYTMVPLNMHFVKGRIKCQIGLAKGKKQHDKRDTEKERDWQREQQKIMKQHRR, encoded by the coding sequence ATGAGCATTGCTGATAATAAAAAAGCATTCCACGACTATTTTATCGAGGAACAATTCGAAGCCGGCGTCGTACTGCAAGGCTGGGAAGTCAAAGCCATACGCGCGGGTCGCCTGCAACTCAAAGAAGCCTATGTCATCGTCCGCGATGGCGAGATTTTCTTGTTCGGCGCGCACATAGGCGCGCTACCTACTGCTTCCACCCACATCCACCCCGACTCTGTACGCACGCGCAAGTTATTGTTGCATGCGGCAGAAATCAGTAAATTAATTGGCAAGGTAGAACGTTCCGGCTACACCATGGTGCCGCTGAACATGCACTTCGTCAAAGGTCGGATCAAATGTCAGATCGGCTTGGCCAAGGGTAAAAAGCAGCATGACAAACGCGACACTGAAAAAGAACGCGACTGGCAGCGTGAGCAACAAAAAATCATGAAGCAGCATCGCCGTTAA
- the katG gene encoding catalase/peroxidase HPI, whose amino-acid sequence MSNEEKCPFNHSAGKNAVAGTPSNASWWPDQLNLKILHQQSPRANPMSADFDYATAFKQLDLAAVIADLHVLMTDSQPWWPADYGHYGPFFIRMAWHSAGTYRVSDGRGGVAGGAQRFAPLNSWPDNGNLDKARRLLWPIKQKYGQALSWSDLIVLAGTVALESMGCPSFGFAGGRQDIWEPDDATFWGAETAWMTEQRYSGERDLAQPLAAVQMGLIYVNPEGPDGQPDPLGSARDIRETFARMAMNDEETVALVAGGHTFGKAHGAGDVARVGAEPEAAPIEEQGLGWKNSLGNGSGVYAITSGIEGAWTATPTQWDNSYFDTLFGYEWELCKSPAGAHQWTPTDPAAKTTVPDAHDASRRHAPMMTTADIALRVDPAYQVIAKRFQANPQEFATAFSRAWYKLTHRDMGPAARLLGPLVPHEVLLWQDPIPALNHRLVDPQDLLQLKSQLLTSGLSISQLVNTAWAAAASFRGSDKRGGANGARIALAPQKDWEANAPQQLAEVLPKLTAIQQAFNTAQTDGKQISLADLIVLGGAAAIESAAAKAGHVLSVPFTSGRMDATPAQTDVESFAVLEAAADGFRNYVRPGFESAAAALLIDKAQQLTLSAPEMTALIGGMRVLNANTGQVAHGVLTDKPESLSNDFFLNLLDMATVWRPAAATGVLEGRDRASGQLKWTATVVDLVFGSNAQLRALAEVYASADGEATFLRDFVAAWHKVMQLDRFDLA is encoded by the coding sequence ATGTCAAATGAAGAAAAATGTCCGTTCAACCACAGTGCAGGTAAGAATGCCGTCGCCGGCACCCCCAGCAACGCCAGTTGGTGGCCCGATCAATTGAATCTGAAAATTCTGCATCAACAATCGCCGCGTGCCAACCCCATGTCAGCCGACTTCGATTACGCCACGGCCTTCAAGCAACTCGATCTGGCTGCCGTCATCGCCGATCTGCATGTCTTGATGACGGATTCGCAGCCTTGGTGGCCGGCCGATTATGGCCACTACGGCCCATTTTTCATCCGCATGGCGTGGCACAGTGCCGGCACGTATCGCGTCAGCGATGGCCGCGGCGGTGTGGCCGGTGGCGCGCAGCGCTTCGCGCCACTCAATAGTTGGCCTGATAATGGCAACCTCGATAAGGCACGGCGCTTACTCTGGCCGATCAAGCAAAAATACGGCCAAGCACTGTCTTGGTCTGATTTGATCGTATTAGCCGGCACCGTGGCACTGGAATCGATGGGCTGCCCGAGCTTTGGCTTTGCCGGCGGCCGCCAAGATATCTGGGAGCCGGACGACGCGACCTTCTGGGGTGCCGAAACCGCTTGGATGACAGAGCAGCGCTACAGCGGTGAGCGCGATTTGGCTCAGCCGCTGGCGGCGGTACAGATGGGTTTGATCTACGTCAATCCGGAAGGTCCGGACGGTCAACCCGACCCACTCGGTTCGGCGCGCGACATCCGCGAAACCTTTGCGCGTATGGCGATGAATGATGAAGAAACGGTAGCCCTGGTGGCTGGTGGCCACACCTTCGGCAAGGCCCATGGTGCCGGTGATGTGGCGCGAGTCGGTGCGGAACCGGAAGCGGCCCCGATCGAAGAGCAAGGCTTGGGCTGGAAAAACAGCTTAGGCAACGGTAGTGGCGTATATGCCATTACCAGCGGCATAGAAGGTGCGTGGACTGCCACCCCTACCCAATGGGACAACAGCTATTTCGACACCTTGTTCGGCTATGAATGGGAATTATGCAAGAGCCCGGCCGGCGCCCATCAATGGACCCCGACCGATCCGGCCGCTAAAACCACGGTACCGGATGCGCATGATGCCAGCCGCCGCCATGCGCCTATGATGACGACCGCCGATATCGCCTTGCGTGTCGATCCGGCGTATCAAGTCATTGCCAAACGTTTTCAAGCCAATCCGCAAGAATTCGCCACGGCCTTCAGCCGCGCTTGGTACAAATTAACCCATCGCGACATGGGCCCGGCAGCGCGCTTACTCGGCCCCTTGGTGCCGCACGAAGTTTTGCTGTGGCAAGATCCGATTCCAGCGCTGAACCATCGCTTGGTCGACCCGCAAGATCTGCTCCAGTTAAAGTCGCAATTACTCACCAGCGGCCTGTCGATCAGCCAGTTGGTCAATACCGCTTGGGCCGCTGCGGCGAGCTTTCGCGGCAGCGACAAACGCGGCGGCGCCAATGGCGCAAGGATCGCGCTGGCTCCGCAAAAAGACTGGGAAGCCAATGCACCACAACAATTGGCCGAAGTCTTACCGAAACTCACAGCGATACAGCAGGCATTCAATACTGCGCAAACCGATGGCAAGCAGATTTCCTTGGCCGACCTGATTGTATTGGGTGGCGCTGCCGCCATCGAAAGTGCGGCAGCCAAAGCCGGCCACGTGCTCAGCGTGCCATTTACCTCAGGGCGCATGGATGCCACGCCAGCGCAAACCGATGTCGAATCATTTGCCGTGCTCGAAGCCGCTGCCGATGGCTTCCGAAATTACGTGCGTCCCGGTTTCGAATCGGCCGCTGCGGCCTTATTGATTGACAAGGCGCAGCAACTGACTTTAAGTGCGCCGGAAATGACGGCTTTGATCGGCGGCATGCGTGTCTTGAACGCCAATACGGGACAAGTCGCACACGGCGTATTGACCGATAAACCGGAAAGCTTGAGCAATGATTTCTTCCTCAACCTGCTCGATATGGCTACCGTCTGGCGCCCCGCTGCCGCAACCGGCGTCTTGGAAGGGCGCGATCGTGCCAGCGGTCAGTTGAAATGGACTGCCACCGTGGTCGATTTAGTGTTCGGCTCAAATGCGCAACTGCGCGCGCTGGCGGAAGTGTATGCCAGTGCCGATGGCGAAGCGACGTTCTTGCGCGACTTCGTCGCCGCATGGCATAAAGTGATGCAGCTCGACCGTTTTGATTTAGCGTAA
- the ompR gene encoding two-component system response regulator OmpR: protein MQNHPPLSDTGSPPAISPPKAKILVVDDDVRLRELLRRYLTEQGFQVVGAENAQAMNKLWIRERYDMLVLDLMLPGEDGLAICRRLRGAGDKTPIIMLTAKSDEVDRIIGLEMGADDYLPKPFNPRELVARINAVLRRKAPDELPGAPSEGAQSFAFGDFVLDLATRTLKKKQDTVALTTGEFSVLKVFARHARQPLSREKLMELARGREYEVFDRSLDVQISRLRKLIEPDPSNPLYIQTVWGLGYVFIPDAHKN from the coding sequence ATGCAAAATCACCCACCCCTCTCTGACACCGGCAGCCCTCCCGCCATTTCCCCACCAAAAGCAAAAATTCTGGTCGTTGATGATGATGTGCGCTTGCGTGAATTATTACGCCGCTACTTGACCGAACAAGGTTTTCAAGTGGTCGGCGCGGAAAATGCGCAAGCCATGAATAAATTATGGATACGCGAACGCTACGACATGCTGGTGCTCGATTTGATGTTGCCAGGCGAAGATGGCTTGGCCATTTGCCGCCGTCTGCGCGGTGCCGGTGATAAAACACCGATCATCATGCTGACGGCGAAAAGCGATGAAGTCGATCGCATCATCGGCTTGGAAATGGGTGCCGATGATTATCTGCCTAAACCATTCAATCCGCGCGAGCTGGTGGCCCGCATCAATGCCGTCTTGCGCCGCAAAGCCCCCGATGAATTGCCGGGTGCCCCCTCGGAAGGCGCGCAAAGCTTCGCTTTCGGCGATTTCGTTCTCGATCTGGCAACCCGCACACTGAAAAAGAAGCAAGATACCGTGGCGCTGACGACCGGCGAATTCTCGGTACTCAAAGTGTTTGCGCGCCATGCACGGCAACCGCTGTCGCGCGAAAAATTGATGGAACTGGCGCGCGGACGCGAATATGAAGTGTTTGATCGCAGCCTTGACGTGCAAATTTCTCGCCTGCGCAAATTAATCGAACCCGACCCTTCCAATCCGCTCTACATACAAACAGTGTGGGGGCTCGGTTACGTTTTCATTCCCGATGCCCATAAAAACTAA
- a CDS encoding ATP-binding protein, whose translation MRSYLNSLTWLGSGLFWRTFFMLVCLVIVSMAFWLLSFRSLERSPRAQQLSTQIVSIATITRSALTHAAPEQRRALLHDLANNEGIRIYFLRDGDTVEAAEASAFFIELSALLKTKLGQATRFARAVNGISGFWVSIDIEGDPYWLRLEEDRVEPPFTMPVLGWAFATLLVTLLGAAASSKLINEPLSRLSRASRLLAQGRQPPLLPERGLKEIRDTNASFNHMVADLARIDVDRSIILAGISHDLRTPLARMQLEVEMAVVDDAARTGMQADLAQMDEIINQFLDYAKPIESLRFQQINIGQLLAQLVSEYSRVNYLHIHSALAEDLHIAGNATELRRLFSNLIENACRYGKNPDQLNTVIEIQCSYKNKGKKQGILISFRDYGEGAPGDDLNKLLKPFTRADASRSQANGSGLGLAIVDRIVRRHRGRLRIYNHDHKGFVAVMVFPEIKFRDY comes from the coding sequence ATGCGTTCTTACCTCAACAGCTTGACATGGTTAGGCAGCGGCCTGTTCTGGCGCACCTTCTTCATGCTGGTATGTTTGGTCATCGTCAGCATGGCATTCTGGCTACTCAGCTTTCGTAGCCTGGAGCGCTCGCCACGGGCGCAGCAATTGAGTACGCAAATTGTATCGATTGCGACCATCACGCGCTCGGCACTGACGCATGCGGCACCGGAACAGCGGCGCGCACTACTGCATGATTTGGCCAATAACGAAGGCATACGAATTTATTTTCTGCGCGACGGCGACACCGTTGAAGCCGCCGAAGCCAGCGCGTTTTTCATAGAGTTGAGCGCACTGCTCAAAACCAAGCTGGGTCAGGCCACCCGCTTCGCGCGCGCGGTCAACGGTATCAGCGGTTTTTGGGTCAGCATTGATATCGAGGGTGACCCGTATTGGCTGCGCTTGGAAGAAGACCGGGTTGAGCCACCGTTTACGATGCCCGTTCTGGGTTGGGCGTTTGCCACCCTGCTCGTCACCCTACTCGGTGCGGCCGCCAGTTCGAAACTGATCAACGAGCCGCTGTCACGCCTGAGCCGCGCCTCGCGCCTGCTGGCACAAGGCCGGCAACCACCGCTACTACCGGAACGCGGACTCAAAGAAATTCGCGACACCAATGCCAGCTTCAACCACATGGTGGCCGATTTAGCGCGCATCGATGTCGACCGCAGCATCATTTTGGCCGGCATTTCCCATGACCTGCGCACGCCCTTAGCACGCATGCAACTCGAAGTGGAAATGGCGGTCGTCGACGATGCGGCGCGCACCGGCATGCAAGCCGATTTAGCCCAGATGGATGAAATCATCAATCAATTCCTCGATTATGCCAAGCCGATAGAGAGTCTGCGTTTCCAACAAATCAATATCGGCCAATTACTGGCGCAATTAGTCTCTGAGTATTCACGAGTGAATTACCTGCACATCCACAGCGCACTGGCCGAGGATTTGCATATCGCTGGCAACGCCACCGAATTGCGCCGCTTATTCAGCAATCTGATCGAAAATGCCTGCCGCTACGGCAAAAACCCGGACCAATTGAATACCGTTATCGAGATTCAATGCTCGTATAAAAACAAAGGTAAAAAGCAAGGCATACTGATCAGTTTTCGCGATTATGGAGAGGGTGCCCCGGGTGACGATCTCAATAAATTACTCAAGCCCTTCACCCGCGCCGATGCTTCACGCAGCCAAGCCAATGGTTCCGGACTGGGACTGGCGATCGTCGACCGCATCGTGCGCCGTCATCGCGGTCGCTTGCGTATCTACAACCATGATCACAAGGGCTTTGTGGCGGTGATGGTTTTTCCGGAAATCAAGTTCAGAGATTACTAG
- a CDS encoding helix-turn-helix transcriptional regulator: MICELMSAPELASGIGKNLRLARAARGLRQEDLALASGASVQAIKNLEGGGKVELITFLKVVQALNLARGVWESCQPQAQTLDEIERIEAARATASRVRARL, encoded by the coding sequence ATGATCTGCGAACTGATGAGCGCCCCCGAGTTGGCCTCCGGCATAGGAAAGAACTTGCGACTGGCGCGCGCGGCGCGCGGTTTGCGCCAAGAAGACTTAGCGCTGGCAAGCGGTGCCAGCGTGCAAGCGATTAAAAATTTGGAAGGTGGCGGCAAAGTCGAATTGATCACCTTCCTCAAAGTGGTGCAGGCTTTGAATTTGGCACGCGGCGTATGGGAAAGTTGTCAACCGCAAGCGCAAACGCTCGATGAAATTGAGCGCATCGAGGCGGCCCGTGCCACGGCTTCACGTGTCAGAGCGCGGCTATGA